One Streptomyces lincolnensis genomic region harbors:
- a CDS encoding DUF4236 domain-containing protein — translation MPLTFRKSFRILPGVRLNINRRSWSITTGGGRHGPRHTSSSTGRRTTSVDLPGPFGWRRTRTAKRR, via the coding sequence ATGCCCCTCACATTCCGCAAGAGTTTCCGGATCCTGCCCGGCGTGCGCCTGAACATCAACCGGCGCTCCTGGTCCATCACCACCGGTGGCGGACGCCACGGGCCGCGACACACCAGCAGCAGCACAGGACGTCGTACGACATCAGTGGATTTGCCCGGACCTTTCGGATGGCGCCGGACCCGTACCGCCAAGCGGCGCTGA
- a CDS encoding class I SAM-dependent methyltransferase: MDDDALLAEQLAYYRAGAAEYDRPYTRHQELRDLLATVDDLPIAGDVLELACGTGQWTPRLAARARSVTAVDAAPETLALARARTASPAVRFVRADLFAWRPPRRYDTVFFAFWLSHVPPARLPAFWNTVAAALAPGGRAVFVDDGPAAAADEELLARHPVPTVLRRLDDGSRHRVVKVLHDPRTLTRDLTAQGWSVRIRPLANTFTGIAEPPAATV, from the coding sequence ATGGATGACGACGCCCTGCTGGCTGAACAGCTGGCCTACTACCGGGCCGGCGCGGCCGAATACGACCGGCCCTACACGCGGCACCAGGAGTTGCGCGACCTGCTCGCCACCGTCGACGACCTCCCCATCGCCGGTGACGTGCTGGAACTGGCCTGCGGTACGGGCCAGTGGACCCCGCGGCTCGCCGCGCGGGCGCGGTCGGTCACGGCCGTCGACGCGGCGCCCGAAACGCTGGCCCTGGCCCGGGCGCGCACCGCGTCCCCCGCCGTCCGGTTCGTCCGGGCCGACCTGTTCGCGTGGCGGCCGCCCCGGCGCTACGACACGGTCTTCTTCGCCTTCTGGCTCTCCCACGTCCCACCGGCCCGGCTGCCCGCCTTCTGGAACACCGTCGCCGCCGCGCTCGCCCCGGGTGGCAGGGCGGTCTTCGTCGACGACGGCCCCGCCGCCGCGGCGGACGAGGAACTCCTCGCGCGGCACCCGGTCCCGACGGTCCTGCGCCGCCTCGACGACGGCAGCCGCCACCGCGTCGTGAAGGTCCTCCACGACCCCCGGACCCTCACCCGCGACCTCACGGCCCAGGGCTGGTCGGTCCGCATCCGCCCCCTGGCGAACACCTTCACCGGCATCGCGGAGCCGCCGGCCGCCACCGTCTGA
- a CDS encoding short chain dehydrogenase — protein MKVLVIGATGTIGRAVVEELEAAHEVVKVSRGGSPRADLEDPSSLDALFDEVPDLDAVVCCAASGPLVDLAEVTDDTFAAGVRAKLLGQVALARRAVRRLRDGGSVTLTGGTFAEPLPGGSLGALVNSGLEGFVTNAAAELPRGLRINLVSPGWIKETLEGLGTDGTAGTPAAEVARVYVSLVEGAVTGRVVRA, from the coding sequence ATGAAGGTACTCGTGATCGGTGCGACGGGAACGATCGGCAGAGCGGTCGTGGAGGAACTGGAAGCGGCACACGAGGTGGTGAAGGTCTCCCGCGGCGGATCGCCGCGGGCCGACCTGGAGGACCCGTCCTCCCTGGACGCGCTCTTCGACGAGGTGCCCGACCTGGACGCGGTCGTGTGCTGCGCGGCGAGCGGCCCCCTGGTGGACCTGGCGGAGGTGACGGACGACACGTTCGCCGCCGGAGTCCGCGCCAAGCTGCTCGGTCAGGTCGCGCTGGCCCGGCGGGCGGTGCGGCGGCTGCGGGACGGCGGGTCGGTCACGCTGACCGGGGGGACGTTCGCCGAACCCCTCCCGGGCGGCTCGCTCGGCGCCCTGGTCAACAGCGGCCTGGAGGGATTCGTCACCAACGCCGCCGCGGAACTGCCACGAGGTCTGCGCATCAACCTCGTCAGCCCCGGCTGGATCAAGGAGACCCTGGAGGGTCTGGGTACGGACGGTACGGCCGGCACGCCCGCCGCCGAGGTCGCCCGGGTTTACGTCTCCCTCGTGGAGGGAGCCGTGACGGGCCGGGTCGTCCGCGCGTGA
- the acnA gene encoding aconitate hydratase AcnA, with protein sequence MSANSFDARATLSVGDESYEIFRLDKVEGSARLPYSLKVLLENLLRTEDGANITADHIRALGGWDSQAQPSQEIQFTPARVIMQDFTGVPCVVDLATMREAVKELGGDPAKVNPLSPAELVIDHSVIADKFGTNEAFAQNVELEYGRNRERYQFLRWGQTAFDDFKVVPPGTGIVHQVNIEHLARTVMVRNGQAYPDTLVGTDSHTTMVNGLGVLGWGVGGIEAEAAMLGQPVSMLIPRVVGFKLTGELTPGTTATDLVLTITEMLRKHGVVGKFVEFYGEGVSATSLANRATIGNMSPEFGSTAAIFPIDGETIKYLKLTGRSEQQLALVEAYAKEQGLWLDPKAEPDFSEKLELDLSTVVPSIAGPKRPQDRIVLANAAEQFKTDVRNYVDSVDESGKESFPASDAPAVAPNGAPSNPVTVTAPDGSTYEIDHGAVTVAAITSCTNTSNPYVMVAAALVAKKAVEKGLTRKPWVKTTLAPGSKVVTDYFDKAGLTPYLDKVGFNLVGYGCTTCIGNSGPLPEEVSQAVNDHDLAVTSVLSGNRNFEGRINPDVKMNYLASPPLVVAYALAGSMKVDITRDALGADQDGNPVFLKDIWPSEAEVNDVVANAIGEDMFNKSYQDVFAGDAQWQALPIPTGNTFEWDAESTYVRKPPYFEGMTMETTPVSDITGARVLAKLGDSVTTDHISPAGAIKADTPAGKYLTEHGVERRDFNSYGSRRGNHEVMIRGTFANIRLRNQIAPGTEGGYTRDFTQDGGPVSFIYDASRNYIEQGTPLAILAGKEYGSGSSRDWAAKGTALLGVKAVIAESYERIHRSNLIGMGVLPLQFPEGQSAATLGLTGEETFSFTGVEELNNGTTPRTVKVTTDTGVEFDAVVRIDTPGEADYYRNGGIMQYVLRSLIRK encoded by the coding sequence GTGTCGGCGAACAGCTTCGACGCCCGCGCCACGCTGAGCGTGGGCGACGAGTCGTACGAGATCTTCCGGCTGGACAAGGTGGAGGGCTCGGCCCGCCTGCCGTACAGCCTCAAGGTTCTGCTGGAGAACCTGCTCCGTACCGAGGACGGCGCGAACATCACCGCCGACCACATCCGCGCCCTCGGCGGCTGGGACTCCCAGGCCCAGCCGTCGCAGGAGATCCAGTTCACGCCCGCCCGCGTGATCATGCAGGACTTCACCGGCGTGCCCTGTGTCGTCGACCTCGCCACCATGCGTGAGGCCGTCAAGGAGCTCGGCGGCGACCCGGCGAAGGTCAACCCGCTCTCCCCGGCCGAGCTGGTCATCGACCACTCCGTCATCGCCGACAAGTTCGGCACCAACGAGGCCTTCGCGCAGAACGTCGAGCTGGAGTACGGCCGCAACCGCGAGCGCTACCAGTTCCTGCGCTGGGGCCAGACCGCCTTCGACGACTTCAAGGTCGTCCCGCCCGGCACCGGCATCGTCCACCAGGTGAACATCGAGCACCTGGCGCGCACGGTCATGGTCCGCAACGGCCAGGCCTACCCCGACACCCTCGTCGGCACCGACTCGCACACCACCATGGTCAACGGCCTCGGTGTGCTGGGCTGGGGCGTCGGCGGCATCGAGGCCGAGGCCGCGATGCTCGGCCAGCCGGTCTCCATGCTCATCCCGCGCGTCGTCGGCTTCAAGCTGACCGGTGAGCTCACCCCCGGCACCACCGCCACCGACCTCGTGCTGACCATCACCGAGATGCTCCGCAAGCACGGAGTCGTCGGCAAGTTCGTCGAGTTCTACGGCGAGGGCGTGTCCGCCACCTCCCTCGCCAACCGCGCCACCATCGGCAACATGTCGCCGGAGTTCGGCTCGACCGCCGCGATCTTCCCGATCGACGGCGAGACCATCAAGTACCTGAAGCTCACCGGCCGCTCCGAGCAGCAGCTCGCGCTCGTCGAGGCGTACGCCAAGGAGCAGGGCCTCTGGCTGGACCCGAAGGCCGAGCCGGACTTCTCCGAGAAGCTGGAGCTCGACCTCTCCACGGTCGTCCCCTCCATCGCCGGCCCGAAGCGCCCGCAGGACCGCATCGTCCTCGCGAACGCCGCCGAGCAGTTCAAGACGGACGTACGCAACTACGTCGACTCCGTGGACGAGTCCGGCAAGGAGTCCTTCCCGGCCTCCGACGCCCCGGCCGTCGCCCCGAACGGCGCCCCGTCCAACCCGGTCACCGTGACCGCCCCCGACGGCTCGACGTACGAGATCGACCACGGTGCGGTGACGGTCGCGGCCATCACCTCCTGTACCAACACCTCCAACCCGTACGTCATGGTCGCCGCCGCGCTCGTCGCGAAGAAGGCCGTGGAGAAGGGCCTGACCCGCAAGCCGTGGGTCAAGACCACCCTCGCCCCGGGTTCGAAGGTCGTCACCGACTACTTCGACAAGGCCGGTCTGACGCCGTACCTCGACAAGGTCGGCTTCAACCTGGTCGGTTACGGCTGCACCACCTGCATCGGCAACTCCGGCCCGCTGCCGGAGGAGGTCTCCCAGGCCGTCAACGACCACGACCTCGCGGTCACCTCGGTCCTCTCCGGCAACCGGAACTTCGAGGGCCGGATCAACCCCGACGTCAAGATGAACTACCTGGCCTCCCCGCCGCTGGTCGTCGCGTACGCCCTCGCGGGCTCCATGAAGGTGGACATCACGCGGGACGCCCTGGGCGCCGACCAGGACGGGAACCCGGTCTTCCTGAAGGACATCTGGCCCTCCGAGGCCGAGGTCAACGACGTCGTGGCCAACGCCATCGGCGAGGACATGTTCAACAAGTCCTACCAGGACGTCTTCGCGGGCGACGCCCAGTGGCAGGCGCTCCCGATCCCGACCGGCAACACCTTCGAGTGGGACGCGGAGTCGACGTACGTCCGCAAGCCCCCGTACTTCGAGGGCATGACGATGGAGACCACCCCGGTCTCCGACATCACCGGCGCCCGTGTCCTGGCCAAGCTGGGCGACTCGGTGACGACGGACCACATCTCGCCCGCCGGTGCCATCAAGGCCGACACCCCGGCCGGCAAGTACCTCACCGAGCACGGTGTGGAGCGTCGTGACTTCAACTCCTACGGCTCGCGCCGAGGCAACCACGAGGTCATGATCCGCGGCACGTTCGCCAACATCCGCCTGCGCAACCAGATCGCGCCGGGCACCGAGGGCGGCTACACCCGCGACTTCACCCAGGACGGCGGTCCGGTGTCGTTCATCTACGACGCCTCCCGCAACTACATCGAGCAGGGCACCCCGCTGGCCATCCTGGCCGGCAAGGAGTACGGCTCCGGCTCGTCCCGCGACTGGGCCGCCAAGGGCACCGCGCTCCTCGGCGTCAAGGCCGTCATCGCCGAGTCGTACGAGCGCATCCACCGCTCGAACCTCATCGGCATGGGCGTGCTCCCGCTCCAGTTCCCGGAGGGCCAGTCCGCCGCGACCCTCGGTCTGACCGGCGAGGAGACCTTCTCCTTCACCGGCGTCGAGGAGCTCAACAACGGCACCACGCCGCGCACGGTCAAGGTCACCACCGACACGGGCGTCGAGTTCGACGCGGTCGTCCGCATCGACACCCCCGGTGAGGCCGACTACTACCGCAACGGCGGCATCATGCAGTACGTGCTGCGCAGCCTGATCCGCAAGTAG
- a CDS encoding sensor histidine kinase has protein sequence MSTDQADGGRATSAVPRRRQTLRARSLHTRLLLLVGITLLVVCSATAGTTAFVQRAYLMGHLDDRVTQAVDRGAGEAGRHPDEEDDLSFFTGNGHPAGMIAARLDTDGGILAAAVVGQDTPPRSLTTAQSAALAGIATDGSRHTRTVPGLGTYRVAAVDSDGSRVLAGLPMDDVQHLISTLVAVEAAVAGAGLALACCVCAVVVRRQLRPLGRVTATAAEVTRAPPLRGEATGLTRVPERDTVPGSEAGQIGAALNRLIDQVESSHAERRRGEERMRRFLADASHELRTPLTSIAGYAELMTRSQVSTGRVEPALAWRRVLAESARMTGLVEDLLLLARLDEGRPLHRAEVDLAALVAEAVWEARAAGDGRHWQLDLRLDAPASVVGDADRLHQVVAGLLANARTHTPAGTTVTATVEATGTRCVVRVRDDGPGIPQALLPTVFERFTRADTSRSRADATSGGTGLGLAVAAAITAAHGGRIDVSSVPGRTEFTVALPPAGGTAEPERPARRTSPARV, from the coding sequence ATGAGCACCGACCAGGCCGACGGAGGCCGCGCGACGAGCGCCGTCCCGCGCCGCCGACAAACCCTCCGCGCCCGGTCCCTGCACACCCGCCTGCTCCTCCTCGTAGGCATCACCCTCCTCGTCGTGTGCTCGGCCACGGCCGGCACCACCGCCTTCGTCCAGCGCGCCTATCTGATGGGCCACCTCGACGACCGCGTCACCCAGGCCGTCGACCGCGGCGCGGGAGAGGCGGGCCGCCATCCGGACGAGGAGGACGACCTGTCCTTCTTCACCGGGAACGGCCACCCGGCCGGCATGATCGCCGCCCGGCTCGACACCGACGGCGGCATCCTCGCCGCGGCGGTCGTCGGCCAGGACACCCCGCCCCGGTCCCTCACCACCGCCCAGAGCGCCGCCCTGGCGGGTATCGCCACCGACGGCTCCCGGCACACCCGGACCGTCCCCGGCCTCGGCACCTACCGGGTCGCCGCGGTCGACAGCGACGGGTCCCGCGTCCTGGCCGGGTTGCCGATGGACGACGTCCAGCACCTGATCAGCACCCTGGTGGCGGTCGAGGCGGCCGTCGCCGGTGCCGGGCTCGCCCTCGCGTGCTGTGTCTGCGCCGTGGTCGTACGACGGCAACTGCGGCCCCTGGGCCGGGTCACCGCCACCGCGGCCGAGGTCACCCGCGCCCCGCCGCTCCGGGGCGAGGCCACCGGCCTCACCCGGGTCCCCGAGCGCGACACGGTCCCCGGCAGCGAGGCGGGGCAGATCGGCGCCGCCCTCAACCGCCTGATCGACCAGGTCGAGTCCTCGCACGCCGAACGCCGGCGCGGCGAGGAACGCATGCGCCGCTTCCTGGCCGACGCCAGCCATGAACTGCGTACGCCTCTCACGTCCATCGCCGGATACGCGGAACTGATGACCCGAAGCCAGGTGAGTACCGGCCGCGTCGAACCGGCACTCGCCTGGCGCCGGGTCCTGGCCGAGTCGGCGCGCATGACCGGGCTGGTCGAGGACCTGCTCCTGCTGGCCCGGCTCGACGAGGGCCGGCCGCTCCACCGCGCCGAGGTCGACCTGGCGGCGCTGGTCGCGGAGGCGGTGTGGGAGGCGCGGGCCGCGGGCGACGGCCGTCACTGGCAGCTCGACCTGCGCCTCGACGCCCCCGCGTCGGTCGTCGGCGACGCGGACCGGCTCCACCAGGTGGTGGCCGGCCTGCTGGCCAACGCGCGTACGCACACCCCGGCCGGCACGACGGTGACGGCGACCGTCGAGGCCACCGGCACCCGCTGTGTCGTCCGGGTCCGCGACGACGGCCCCGGCATCCCGCAGGCTCTCCTGCCCACCGTCTTCGAACGCTTCACCCGCGCCGACACCTCCCGCTCCCGCGCCGACGCCACGTCCGGCGGCACCGGCCTCGGCCTCGCCGTCGCCGCGGCGATCACCGCGGCCCACGGCGGCCGTATCGACGTCTCCAGCGTCCCCGGCCGCACCGAGTTCACCGTCGCGCTGCCGCCGGCCGGCGGGACGGCGGAGCCGGAGCGGCCGGCGCGGCGGACGAGCCCCGCGCGGGTGTGA
- a CDS encoding glycosyltransferase family 4 protein, which translates to MKISFLIHNAYGIGGTITTTFNLAQALAERHEVEIVSVLRHRELPNFTLDPRVSLRPLVDLRQEKEHPLHLRPARVFPRAEYRYGQYSELTDERIGECLAALDADVVIGTRPGLNVHLAYQAPKHVLRVGQEHLTLDNHSPRLRHALRRAYRRLDALTTVTEADAAAYRRKMRLPGVRVEALPNSVPDPVLPPSDGDAKVVVAAGRLVPVKRYDLLIEAFALVAAEHPDWRLRIYGKGEEHDRLRALTAELGLWNNVFLMGAAAPMEAEWVKGSIGAAASNFEPFGMTIVEAMRCGLPVVSTDCPHGPREIIQDGVDGRLVPVDDRDALAAALLELVRDDELRRRTGRAALKNAQRYAPGPVVEQAERLFAEAFAAREAGRRAAGDRPGVRRVLAGQGFAARDAAYTVASGALRVVRKGRR; encoded by the coding sequence ATGAAGATCTCTTTCCTTATTCATAACGCTTATGGGATTGGAGGCACCATCACCACCACCTTCAACCTGGCCCAGGCACTGGCCGAACGGCACGAGGTGGAGATCGTCTCCGTCCTGCGGCACCGGGAGCTCCCGAACTTCACGCTGGACCCGCGGGTGTCGCTGCGGCCGCTGGTGGATCTGCGCCAGGAGAAGGAGCACCCCTTACATCTGAGACCGGCGCGGGTGTTCCCGCGGGCCGAGTACCGCTACGGGCAGTACAGCGAGCTGACCGACGAGCGCATAGGCGAGTGCCTCGCCGCGCTCGACGCCGACGTGGTGATCGGCACCCGGCCGGGGCTCAACGTCCATCTCGCCTACCAGGCCCCGAAGCATGTCCTGCGCGTGGGCCAGGAGCACCTCACCCTCGACAACCACTCGCCGCGGCTGCGCCACGCGCTGCGCCGGGCCTACCGCCGGCTGGACGCGCTCACGACGGTGACCGAGGCGGACGCCGCCGCCTACCGGCGCAAGATGCGGCTGCCCGGCGTACGCGTGGAAGCTCTTCCGAACAGCGTCCCGGATCCCGTACTGCCGCCCTCGGACGGTGACGCGAAGGTGGTCGTCGCGGCCGGCCGGCTGGTGCCGGTCAAGCGGTACGACCTGCTCATCGAGGCGTTCGCTCTGGTCGCCGCCGAGCATCCGGACTGGCGGCTGCGCATCTACGGCAAGGGCGAGGAGCACGACCGGCTGCGCGCTCTGACGGCCGAACTGGGGCTGTGGAACAACGTCTTCCTGATGGGGGCGGCGGCTCCCATGGAGGCGGAGTGGGTCAAGGGCTCGATCGGTGCGGCGGCCTCCAACTTCGAGCCGTTCGGCATGACCATCGTCGAGGCGATGCGCTGCGGCCTGCCCGTGGTGAGCACCGACTGCCCCCACGGGCCCCGCGAGATCATCCAGGACGGCGTCGACGGCCGACTGGTGCCGGTCGACGACCGTGACGCGCTGGCCGCGGCCCTGCTGGAACTGGTCCGCGACGACGAGCTGCGCCGCCGGACGGGCCGTGCGGCGCTGAAGAACGCCCAGCGGTACGCGCCCGGGCCGGTGGTCGAGCAGGCCGAGCGCCTGTTCGCCGAGGCGTTCGCGGCACGCGAGGCGGGGCGACGGGCCGCGGGGGACCGCCCCGGTGTGCGGCGCGTCCTGGCCGGCCAGGGGTTCGCCGCCCGGGACGCGGCGTACACGGTGGCGAGCGGCGCGCTGCGCGTCGTACGGAAGGGGCGACGATGA
- a CDS encoding DUF817 domain-containing protein, producing the protein MRTITNGARTLALQLLRFALVQARCCAFAVALMGGMAVSRLLPPLPVARYDLLLAYGVLLTGVGFLLGWETRREVAVVAVCHVLGLAFELVKVQVGSWSYPEPGLAKIAGVPLYGGFMYAAVGSYVCRSWRLMDLSLTGYRARATAVLAVGLYVNFLSHHWLPDLRWPLGVLLLAATCGTWVHYTVGPRRHRMPLALAFVLIGFFLWLAENIATYFGAWTYPTQLHGWQPVPVTKWISWALLISVTFVICGTRRHTAARRDRPLSTRDAGTGPPPVPEESVPEEPVRG; encoded by the coding sequence ATGCGCACGATCACGAACGGCGCCCGGACGCTCGCCCTGCAACTGCTCCGGTTCGCCCTGGTGCAGGCCCGCTGCTGCGCGTTCGCGGTGGCGCTGATGGGTGGCATGGCCGTCTCCAGGCTCCTCCCGCCCCTGCCGGTGGCACGCTACGACCTGCTGCTCGCGTACGGCGTCCTGCTCACCGGCGTGGGCTTCCTGCTGGGGTGGGAGACCCGGCGGGAGGTCGCGGTGGTGGCCGTCTGCCATGTCCTGGGGCTCGCCTTCGAGCTGGTGAAGGTCCAGGTGGGTTCCTGGAGCTACCCCGAACCCGGCCTGGCCAAGATCGCCGGTGTGCCGCTGTACGGCGGCTTCATGTACGCCGCCGTCGGCAGCTACGTCTGCCGTTCCTGGCGGCTGATGGACCTCTCGCTCACCGGCTACCGCGCCCGCGCCACCGCCGTCCTGGCCGTCGGCCTGTACGTCAACTTCCTGAGCCACCACTGGCTCCCCGACCTGCGATGGCCGCTCGGCGTCCTGCTCCTGGCCGCCACCTGCGGCACCTGGGTCCACTACACCGTCGGCCCCCGCCGCCACCGCATGCCCCTCGCCCTCGCCTTCGTCCTCATCGGCTTCTTCCTCTGGCTCGCCGAGAACATCGCCACCTACTTCGGCGCCTGGACCTACCCCACCCAACTCCACGGCTGGCAACCGGTCCCGGTGACCAAGTGGATCTCCTGGGCCCTGCTGATCAGCGTCACCTTCGTCATCTGCGGGACGCGCCGGCACACCGCCGCGCGGAGGGACCGGCCGCTTTCCACGCGGGACGCCGGCACCGGCCCGCCGCCGGTGCCGGAGGAGTCGGTGCCGGAGGAGCCGGTGCGGGGCTGA
- a CDS encoding lytic polysaccharide monooxygenase auxiliary activity family 9 protein codes for MTRTTADSPRRLVPATRARALFLVLVSLLATIPALSLVVTAGGEAEAHGTPMKPASRTFLCWQDGLTDTGEIKPVNPACKNAQAVSGTTPFYNWFSVLRSDGAGRTRGFVPDGELCSGGNTNFTGFNAPRGDWPLTHLTSGATVDFSYNAWAAHPGWFYVYITKDGFDPTKTLTWNDIEDRPFLSVDHPPLNGSPGTVEADYSWNGQLPADKSGRHIIYMVWQRSDSAETFYSCSDVVFDGGNGEVTGIHDPGNPTEPVPGTCTATRKTTGTWNGGYQSEVTVTNSGNVPMLGWMVDWTLPGGQKVESLWSGSATYTGQDVMVHNAGWNGSLAPGRSTTFGYVVSGSGGETATTLPCRVG; via the coding sequence ATGACAAGAACAACAGCCGATTCCCCCCGCCGATTGGTCCCCGCGACCCGCGCCCGGGCTCTCTTCCTCGTTCTCGTCTCCCTGCTCGCGACGATCCCGGCCCTGAGTCTGGTCGTCACGGCGGGCGGTGAGGCGGAGGCCCACGGCACCCCGATGAAGCCCGCCAGCCGTACCTTCCTGTGCTGGCAGGACGGGCTGACCGACACCGGCGAGATCAAGCCGGTCAACCCGGCCTGCAAGAACGCGCAGGCGGTCAGCGGCACCACGCCGTTCTACAACTGGTTCTCGGTGCTCCGCTCGGACGGCGCCGGCCGCACCCGCGGCTTCGTGCCGGACGGTGAGCTGTGCAGTGGCGGCAACACCAACTTCACGGGCTTCAACGCCCCGCGCGGCGACTGGCCGCTCACCCACCTCACCTCGGGCGCGACGGTCGACTTCTCCTACAACGCCTGGGCCGCGCACCCGGGTTGGTTCTACGTCTACATCACCAAGGACGGCTTCGACCCGACCAAGACGCTCACCTGGAACGACATCGAGGACCGGCCGTTCCTGAGCGTCGACCACCCGCCGCTCAACGGCAGCCCGGGCACGGTCGAGGCCGACTACTCCTGGAACGGGCAGCTCCCGGCCGACAAGTCGGGCCGCCACATCATCTACATGGTCTGGCAGCGCTCGGACAGCGCGGAGACCTTCTACTCCTGCTCCGACGTGGTCTTCGACGGCGGCAACGGCGAGGTCACCGGCATCCACGACCCGGGCAACCCGACCGAGCCGGTGCCGGGCACCTGCACGGCCACGCGCAAGACCACCGGCACGTGGAACGGCGGCTACCAGTCCGAGGTGACCGTCACCAACTCCGGCAACGTCCCGATGCTCGGCTGGATGGTCGACTGGACGCTGCCGGGCGGCCAGAAGGTCGAGAGTCTGTGGAGCGGCAGCGCCACCTACACCGGCCAGGACGTGATGGTCCACAACGCCGGCTGGAACGGCTCACTGGCTCCGGGGAGGAGTACGACGTTCGGGTACGTCGTCTCGGGCTCCGGCGGTGAGACGGCGACGACCCTGCCCTGCCGGGTCGGCTGA
- a CDS encoding acetylxylan esterase yields MPAFDLPPNELEHYRAELEEPADFDEFWLSTLKEAGQADPLVSVRPVPNGLRLTESWDVTFRGFAGDPVRAWYSRPAGVREPLPAVVEYAGYGRGRGLPHERLTWVNAGYAHLLMDNRGQGDQYGCGGDTPDPHAAAPGGPGPAVRGLLAPQDHHYRRLITDAVRAVTAVRALPGVDAGRTVAVGNSQGGGLALAVAGLVPDLAAVLVTAPFLCGIRRALDLTDAAPYGEITAYLSVHRGAEEAAYRTLAYLEGISFARRARASAHFGVGLRDTVCPPSGAYAAFNRYGELGGSRPHGSLPHGARTSGARAQNAPAQDGRRPQDAPPRKEIHAYPYNGHEGGDAVHVRRQLDWLPGVV; encoded by the coding sequence GTGCCCGCCTTCGACCTGCCGCCGAACGAACTGGAGCACTATCGGGCGGAACTCGAAGAGCCCGCCGATTTCGACGAGTTCTGGCTGAGCACGCTGAAGGAGGCAGGTCAGGCGGATCCTCTCGTCTCGGTACGTCCGGTGCCGAACGGCCTGCGGCTCACCGAGAGTTGGGACGTGACCTTCCGCGGATTCGCCGGCGACCCGGTCCGCGCCTGGTACAGCCGGCCCGCCGGGGTGCGCGAGCCCCTCCCGGCCGTCGTCGAGTACGCCGGGTACGGCCGCGGGCGCGGCCTTCCGCACGAGCGGCTGACCTGGGTGAACGCCGGGTACGCGCATCTGCTCATGGACAACCGGGGCCAGGGGGACCAGTACGGCTGCGGAGGCGACACCCCGGACCCGCACGCGGCCGCCCCGGGCGGTCCCGGCCCGGCGGTACGAGGGCTGCTCGCACCCCAGGACCACCACTACCGCCGTCTGATCACGGACGCGGTCCGCGCGGTGACCGCCGTGCGCGCGCTGCCCGGCGTGGACGCGGGCCGGACGGTGGCCGTGGGCAACAGCCAGGGCGGCGGCCTCGCCCTGGCCGTCGCGGGACTGGTACCGGACCTGGCGGCGGTGCTGGTCACCGCCCCCTTCCTGTGCGGGATCCGGCGCGCGCTCGACCTCACCGACGCGGCCCCGTACGGCGAGATCACCGCCTATCTCTCGGTCCACCGGGGAGCGGAGGAGGCGGCCTACCGCACCCTCGCGTACCTGGAGGGCATCTCCTTCGCCCGCCGCGCCCGGGCCTCGGCCCACTTCGGGGTCGGCCTGCGCGACACGGTGTGCCCGCCGAGCGGTGCGTACGCCGCCTTCAACCGGTACGGCGAGCTGGGCGGTTCACGGCCCCACGGTTCACTGCCCCACGGTGCGCGGACCAGTGGCGCACGGGCCCAGAACGCACCGGCCCAGGACGGGCGGCGGCCCCAGGACGCGCCGCCCCGCAAGGAGATCCACGCCTATCCGTACAACGGCCACGAGGGCGGCGACGCGGTGCATGTGCGCCGCCAGCTCGACTGGCTGCCGGGTGTGGTTTGA